One Actinospica robiniae DSM 44927 genomic region harbors:
- a CDS encoding nucleotide disphospho-sugar-binding domain-containing protein encodes MVPLLWSLRNAGHEVLIAAGGPFRAVAASSGLSAASVGDGPGLGEITRVDAAASTQQAGVDALAQHVVDFYVPTSERHTPGVVALAERWRPDLVITSEWEYAGPIAAARLGIPTVVHGWGLATPGGIDAPAARALEPLHQSWGLPDGVPGPIMEIDICPPGLQKRDYERPIRHFGWAPYHGTGIVPDWLLAEPKRPRVCVTLGNVPIKGDHGSVLASVIEGLRGLDLEIVVAAGARLEAQDLPGDVRLVRDVPLNWVLPHCELVVHHGGAGSVLASLAHGIPALVVPLMCVQYQQADRVAEVGAGISLHSEQLTAQSVAQAAAALRKEERFHTAVTGLRRQMLLAPSTDQTVRFIEDAVATDRSVLAGVAR; translated from the coding sequence ATGGTCCCGTTGCTCTGGAGCCTTCGCAACGCGGGGCACGAGGTGCTGATCGCGGCCGGCGGCCCCTTCCGCGCGGTCGCCGCGTCCAGCGGACTGTCCGCGGCGTCCGTCGGGGACGGCCCCGGCCTGGGCGAGATCACCCGGGTCGACGCCGCCGCGAGCACGCAGCAGGCCGGGGTGGACGCCCTCGCCCAGCACGTCGTCGATTTCTACGTGCCGACCAGCGAGCGGCACACTCCCGGGGTCGTGGCCCTCGCCGAACGCTGGCGCCCCGACCTCGTGATCACCTCCGAGTGGGAGTACGCGGGCCCGATCGCCGCGGCCCGGCTCGGCATACCGACCGTCGTGCACGGCTGGGGGCTCGCCACTCCGGGCGGGATCGACGCGCCGGCGGCTCGCGCGCTCGAACCGCTGCACCAGTCCTGGGGTCTGCCCGACGGCGTGCCGGGGCCGATCATGGAGATCGACATCTGCCCGCCGGGCCTGCAGAAGCGCGACTACGAGCGCCCGATCCGCCACTTCGGCTGGGCGCCCTACCACGGCACGGGAATCGTGCCCGACTGGCTGCTGGCCGAGCCGAAGCGGCCGAGGGTGTGCGTGACCCTCGGCAACGTCCCGATCAAGGGCGACCACGGCTCGGTGCTCGCCTCGGTGATCGAGGGGCTGCGCGGCCTCGATCTCGAGATCGTCGTCGCCGCGGGCGCCCGGCTCGAGGCGCAGGATCTGCCCGGGGACGTCCGGCTCGTGCGCGACGTGCCGCTCAACTGGGTCCTGCCGCACTGCGAGCTGGTCGTGCACCACGGAGGGGCGGGCAGCGTCCTCGCCTCGCTGGCGCACGGCATCCCCGCCCTGGTGGTTCCGCTGATGTGCGTCCAGTATCAGCAGGCTGACCGGGTCGCCGAGGTGGGCGCGGGGATCAGCCTCCACTCGGAGCAGCTGACCGCGCAGTCCGTGGCTCAGGCGGCCGCGGCGCTGCGCAAGGAGGAGCGGTTCCACACGGCGGTGACCGGGCTGCGCAGGCAGATGCTGCTGGCGCCCTCGACGGACCAGACGGTGCGTTTCATCGAAGACGCGGTCGCCACCGACCGCTCCGTTCTCGCGGGGGTGGCCCGATGA
- a CDS encoding MFS transporter has translation MSNLSAPPYAARWSPRLWGMLAVLCAAMFLDAMDVSMVGVALPSIRTELHLNTSTLQWVVSGYVLGYGGFLMLGGRCADLLGRRRVFLVALGVFAVASLVGAVATAGSLLVVSRVVKGVTAGFTAPAGLSIITTSFAEGPQRNRAFSIYTTCAAAGFSLGLVLSGLLTELSWRWTFLFPAPIALIALVAGYMLVPRDASDARPARRGFDAAGAITVTAGLLLVVYAVSDAPNAGWASTRTIGSLVAAAALLAAFIVIELKVANPLLRLGLLRSPALAAGNIAGFIFMGTYTGYQFIATLYLQSVLGWSALEMAFAFLPAGVLVALCSTRIGRLMGRFGPAKLSVLGFVLLAGCYANLLRMGEHDSYAGLVLPSVALVGLSFALVFPSLTVQATNGVAAQEQGMASGLVNASFQIGGAVLLAAVSAVVSAESGAGSSASAQLRGYRPGLAVDLGIALVGLLIALTVAVLERRPRATQATVGAEADASAAEPAPVAGT, from the coding sequence ATGTCCAATCTCTCCGCTCCCCCCTACGCGGCCCGCTGGAGCCCGCGCCTGTGGGGAATGCTCGCTGTGCTCTGCGCGGCCATGTTCCTCGACGCGATGGACGTCTCCATGGTCGGCGTCGCGCTCCCCTCGATCCGTACCGAACTGCACCTGAACACCTCCACGCTGCAGTGGGTGGTGAGCGGATACGTGCTCGGATACGGCGGATTCCTCATGCTCGGCGGCCGCTGCGCCGACCTGCTCGGCCGGCGCCGCGTGTTCCTGGTCGCGCTCGGCGTCTTCGCCGTCGCCTCCCTGGTCGGCGCCGTGGCCACGGCCGGCTCGCTGCTCGTGGTCAGCCGGGTGGTCAAGGGCGTGACGGCCGGATTCACCGCCCCGGCCGGGCTCTCCATCATCACCACCTCCTTCGCCGAGGGGCCGCAGCGCAACCGCGCCTTCAGCATCTACACCACCTGCGCCGCCGCGGGCTTCTCGCTCGGGCTGGTGCTCAGCGGCCTGCTGACCGAGTTGAGCTGGCGCTGGACCTTCCTGTTCCCCGCGCCGATCGCGCTGATCGCGCTCGTGGCCGGCTACATGCTGGTGCCGCGGGACGCCTCGGACGCGCGTCCCGCGCGGCGCGGCTTCGACGCGGCCGGCGCGATCACCGTCACGGCCGGGCTGCTGCTGGTGGTCTACGCGGTCAGCGACGCCCCGAACGCGGGCTGGGCCTCGACCCGGACGATCGGCTCGCTGGTCGCCGCCGCTGCGCTGCTGGCCGCCTTCATCGTGATCGAGCTGAAGGTCGCGAATCCGTTGCTGCGCCTGGGACTGCTGCGCTCGCCGGCGTTGGCCGCGGGCAACATCGCGGGCTTCATCTTCATGGGCACCTACACCGGATATCAGTTCATCGCGACGCTCTACCTGCAGTCCGTGCTGGGCTGGTCGGCGCTGGAGATGGCCTTCGCCTTCCTCCCCGCGGGCGTCCTGGTCGCGCTCTGCTCCACCCGGATCGGCCGGCTGATGGGCCGGTTCGGCCCGGCGAAGCTCTCCGTCCTCGGCTTCGTGCTGCTCGCGGGCTGCTACGCGAACCTGCTGCGGATGGGTGAGCACGACAGCTATGCGGGCTTGGTGCTGCCCTCGGTGGCCCTGGTCGGTCTGAGCTTCGCGCTCGTGTTCCCGTCGCTGACCGTGCAGGCCACCAACGGCGTGGCGGCGCAGGAGCAGGGCATGGCCTCGGGACTGGTCAACGCCTCGTTCCAGATCGGCGGCGCGGTGCTGCTGGCGGCGGTCTCGGCGGTGGTCTCCGCGGAGAGCGGCGCCGGCTCGAGCGCGTCCGCGCAGTTGCGCGGCTACCGCCCGGGCCTGGCCGTCGACCTCGGTATCGCCCTCGTCGGCCTGCTGATCGCGCTGACGGTGGCCGTGCTCGAGCGTCGCCCGCGGGCGACGCAGGCGACGGTCGGAGCAGAGGCCGACGCGTCGGCCGCGGAGCCGGCTCCGGTGGCCGGGACGTGA
- a CDS encoding EthD domain-containing protein — MIHQFILAAPKPGLSAEAFQEYWRTVHAVQYASRIPQIRKYLIDTRVANPVELGEPQLPHQGIAEIWLANGEEQLASLQTEEFLQGARLDEPKWAAFWLTLVLDTTAHEILPAAAARTDQVVWTVLHKRKPGLALAEYRERSLQEYAPAVAKLPGLRRYQHNHVNDGAYVFGESSFDSVEQLWFDDVEQLVAAVRSPEYSESVEAARAALLDPRYTFSLTGRQHWIIGPEAR; from the coding sequence ATGATCCATCAGTTCATTCTGGCCGCGCCGAAGCCCGGGCTGAGCGCCGAGGCGTTCCAGGAGTACTGGCGCACGGTGCACGCCGTGCAGTACGCCTCCCGCATTCCGCAGATCCGCAAGTACCTGATCGACACCCGGGTGGCGAACCCGGTGGAGCTCGGCGAACCGCAGCTGCCGCACCAGGGCATCGCCGAGATCTGGCTCGCGAACGGGGAGGAGCAGCTGGCGTCGCTGCAGACCGAGGAGTTCCTGCAGGGCGCGCGGCTGGACGAGCCGAAGTGGGCCGCGTTCTGGCTCACCCTGGTGCTCGACACCACCGCCCACGAGATCCTGCCGGCCGCCGCCGCGCGCACCGACCAGGTCGTGTGGACCGTGCTGCACAAGCGCAAGCCCGGGCTGGCGCTGGCCGAGTACCGGGAGCGCTCCCTGCAGGAGTACGCCCCGGCCGTGGCCAAGCTGCCCGGTCTGCGGCGCTACCAGCACAACCACGTGAACGACGGCGCCTACGTCTTCGGCGAGTCCTCGTTCGACAGCGTCGAGCAGCTCTGGTTCGACGATGTGGAGCAGCTGGTCGCGGCCGTGCGCTCGCCGGAGTACTCGGAGTCGGTGGAAGCCGCCCGCGCGGCGCTGCTCGACCCGCGCTACACCTTCTCGCTGACCGGGCGTCAGCACTGGATCATCGGCCCCGAGGCCCGCTGA
- the rfbH gene encoding lipopolysaccharide biosynthesis protein RfbH, which yields MTLTTTELRDSAEFDAALAPLPTLDDEVTEARRRVERATRELHRLLEFPKQFVPGQTPLLPAGAVLAEEDRVALVAAALDLRIVSGPIAKDFERAYARMLGVRKSLLVNSGSSANLVAMTSLTSPRLRERRLQPGDEVITAAAGFPTTVNPILQNGLVPVFVDVELGTYNATPEAVEAAIGPRTKAIALAHTLGNPFDAHRISEIAREHGLWLIEDNCDALGSRLRGSLTGTFGDLSTSSFYPAHHITTGEGGCVASKSLMLAKIAESVRDWGRACWCEPGVDNTCHRRFDWQLGTLPAGYDHKYTYTHIGYNLKSTDLQAALGLTQLPKLDRFGEARRRNWRLLREGLADVPGLILPRATEGADPSWFGFPLTVSDDARFTRRELVAFLEDRKIGTRQIFAGNLTRHPAYQDAHYRVSGELTTSDIITERSLWIGVHPRLTTEMVDYMARSIRDFATGAKVS from the coding sequence ATGACCTTGACCACGACGGAGTTGCGGGACTCCGCGGAGTTCGACGCGGCTCTCGCTCCGCTGCCCACGCTCGACGACGAGGTCACCGAGGCGCGCCGGCGGGTCGAGCGGGCCACGCGCGAACTGCACCGGCTGCTCGAGTTCCCGAAGCAGTTCGTGCCCGGGCAGACCCCGTTGCTCCCCGCCGGCGCCGTGCTGGCGGAGGAGGACCGGGTCGCCCTGGTGGCCGCGGCGCTGGACCTGCGGATCGTCTCCGGGCCGATCGCCAAGGACTTCGAGCGCGCCTACGCCCGGATGCTCGGCGTGCGCAAGTCCCTCCTGGTCAATTCGGGCTCCTCGGCCAACCTCGTCGCGATGACCTCGCTCACCTCGCCTCGGCTGCGCGAGCGCAGACTGCAGCCGGGCGACGAGGTGATCACCGCGGCCGCGGGGTTCCCCACCACGGTGAACCCGATCCTGCAGAACGGCCTGGTGCCCGTCTTCGTCGACGTCGAGCTCGGCACCTACAACGCGACCCCGGAGGCGGTCGAGGCGGCGATCGGCCCGCGCACCAAGGCGATCGCGCTCGCCCACACCCTGGGCAACCCCTTCGACGCCCACCGGATCTCCGAGATCGCCCGCGAGCACGGACTCTGGCTGATCGAAGACAACTGCGACGCGCTGGGCTCCCGGCTGCGCGGCTCGCTGACCGGCACCTTCGGCGACCTGTCCACCTCGAGCTTCTACCCGGCCCACCACATCACTACCGGCGAGGGCGGCTGCGTCGCCAGCAAGAGCCTGATGCTCGCGAAGATCGCCGAGTCGGTCCGGGACTGGGGCCGCGCCTGCTGGTGCGAGCCGGGAGTGGACAACACCTGCCATCGGCGCTTCGACTGGCAGCTGGGTACGCTCCCCGCCGGATACGACCATAAGTACACGTACACTCACATCGGCTACAACCTCAAGAGCACCGACCTGCAGGCCGCCCTCGGCCTGACCCAGCTGCCCAAGCTCGACCGCTTCGGCGAGGCCCGCCGGCGCAACTGGCGGCTGCTGCGGGAAGGGCTCGCCGACGTGCCCGGCCTGATCCTGCCGCGGGCGACCGAAGGGGCCGATCCGAGCTGGTTCGGCTTCCCGCTCACGGTGTCCGACGACGCGCGCTTCACCCGCCGCGAACTCGTCGCGTTCCTCGAGGACCGCAAGATCGGCACCCGCCAGATCTTCGCGGGCAACCTCACCCGGCACCCGGCGTACCAGGACGCGCACTACCGCGTCTCCGGCGAGCTGACGACGAGCGACATCATCACGGAGCGAAGCCTGTGGATCGGCGTGCACCCGCGCCTGACCACCGAGATGGTCGACTACATGGCCCGCTCCATCCGAGACTTCGCCACCGGCGCGAAGGTCTCCTAA
- a CDS encoding suppressor of fused domain protein has protein sequence MTSDEAAHAPAPGWDAITKVFDTLYPAVEPKHVGYTPGLAFGSGLQGCSAYRAAGHWHYVTYGLTELWDKEADSEPSISGWGYEFTMRVPVPALDDETPPRWPFALLEQLAKTSNQHGTYYEAGHRIDVRQPVTGRPDTALTALAITNDPQLLEPVDSPNGSFTLLQVVGITAQELARMKATSTSAVLDELAEANPLLVTDPSRAPADTGLQS, from the coding sequence ATGACGAGCGACGAGGCCGCGCACGCGCCCGCACCGGGTTGGGACGCGATCACGAAGGTGTTCGACACCCTCTACCCGGCGGTCGAACCGAAGCACGTCGGCTACACGCCCGGGCTCGCATTCGGCAGTGGACTGCAGGGCTGCTCCGCCTACCGGGCGGCGGGCCACTGGCACTACGTTACCTACGGCCTCACCGAGCTCTGGGACAAGGAAGCCGACTCCGAGCCGTCCATCAGCGGCTGGGGCTACGAATTCACCATGCGCGTCCCCGTCCCCGCCCTCGATGACGAAACACCGCCGCGCTGGCCCTTCGCCCTGCTCGAGCAGCTGGCGAAGACGAGCAACCAGCACGGCACGTACTACGAAGCCGGCCATCGCATCGACGTCCGCCAGCCCGTCACCGGCCGGCCCGACACGGCGCTGACCGCCCTGGCCATCACGAACGACCCGCAGCTGCTCGAGCCGGTCGACAGCCCCAACGGGTCCTTCACCCTGCTTCAGGTCGTCGGAATCACCGCGCAAGAACTGGCCCGCATGAAGGCCACCAGCACCTCCGCAGTACTCGACGAACTCGCAGAGGCCAACCCGCTGCTCGTCACCGATCCGTCGCGCGCACCAGCCGACACGGGCCTGCAGAGTTAG
- a CDS encoding ROK family transcriptional regulator: MGEERRGSASAGAGGGARGLIDLVPQTREAPQRVKANTQDNRVHNRSLVLATLYHDGAQTRPELGKVTGLTAPTVSALVADLVAEGLVAETGPRAGARVGKPSNLLELDDAGAYVVALDLSGAESFHGALLDLRGTVVRRDSLPIGDALGGEAYELVLELARRLADAAPRRVLGIGVGSPGIVDDRGVVRHAAHLEWFDRPMAEDLTALLGAPAYVGNDVNAAALAVLHFRGTRARNLMIVTTEHGVGAGLVVAGELVEGEQFAAGEIGHVTVDSSGEPCVCGRRGCLDPLIDAANLSRRVAGLAEAARAAELAAAGQALGVVLAPIVCALNLNEVIVTGPPELVDGAFLDSVGATLRERTLAPFSAALRLRSLAGDRDLVLIGAASLVLAGELGVF; this comes from the coding sequence ATGGGCGAGGAGCGGCGGGGTTCGGCGTCCGCGGGAGCGGGCGGCGGCGCACGTGGGCTGATCGACCTGGTTCCGCAGACGCGGGAGGCGCCGCAGCGGGTGAAGGCGAACACCCAGGACAACCGGGTGCACAACCGCTCGCTGGTGCTGGCCACGCTCTACCACGACGGTGCGCAGACCCGGCCGGAGCTCGGGAAGGTCACCGGTCTGACGGCGCCGACCGTCTCGGCGCTGGTGGCCGACCTGGTCGCCGAGGGTCTTGTTGCGGAGACCGGGCCGCGGGCCGGGGCGCGGGTGGGCAAGCCCTCGAACCTGCTCGAGCTCGACGACGCCGGCGCTTACGTGGTGGCGCTGGACCTGTCCGGCGCGGAGAGCTTCCACGGCGCGCTGCTCGATCTGCGTGGCACCGTCGTGCGCCGCGATTCGCTGCCGATCGGCGACGCGCTGGGCGGGGAGGCGTACGAACTCGTGCTCGAACTCGCCCGCCGCCTGGCCGATGCCGCGCCGCGGCGGGTGCTGGGGATCGGCGTCGGCTCGCCCGGCATCGTGGACGACCGCGGGGTGGTGCGGCACGCCGCGCACCTGGAATGGTTCGACCGGCCGATGGCCGAGGACCTGACCGCGCTGCTCGGCGCGCCCGCGTACGTCGGCAACGACGTGAACGCCGCGGCCTTGGCGGTGCTGCACTTCCGCGGCACCCGGGCGCGCAACCTGATGATCGTCACGACCGAGCACGGCGTCGGCGCCGGGCTGGTCGTGGCCGGCGAGCTGGTCGAGGGCGAGCAGTTCGCCGCCGGCGAGATCGGACACGTCACGGTCGACTCCTCCGGCGAGCCGTGCGTGTGCGGACGGCGCGGGTGCCTGGATCCGCTGATCGACGCGGCGAACCTGAGCCGCCGCGTCGCGGGCCTGGCCGAGGCCGCGCGCGCGGCCGAGCTGGCCGCGGCGGGCCAGGCGCTCGGCGTCGTGCTCGCGCCGATCGTGTGCGCCCTCAACCTCAACGAGGTCATCGTGACCGGACCGCCGGAGCTGGTGGACGGCGCGTTCCTCGACTCCGTCGGCGCCACGCTGCGCGAACGCACGCTTGCGCCGTTCAGCGCGGCGCTGCGGCTGCGCTCGCTGGCGGGCGACCGCGACCTGGTCCTGATCGGCGCGGCCAGCCTGGTGCTGGCCGGCGAACTCGGCGTGTTCTGA
- a CDS encoding Nif11 family protein codes for MSEIQALRFLIAASGDRVLMDRYNRRDLTQLVFHAKHDGFDFTAEELAAVVGPLEIGVILEKDGESVDEASSLWRRMWGRPHLEYVAEAVISRFTRAELESSQAVVAEEAR; via the coding sequence ATGTCCGAGATCCAAGCACTGAGATTCCTGATCGCGGCATCCGGAGACCGGGTCCTGATGGACCGGTACAACCGGCGTGATCTGACCCAGCTGGTCTTCCATGCCAAGCACGACGGCTTCGACTTCACCGCCGAGGAACTCGCGGCGGTCGTCGGCCCGCTGGAGATCGGCGTCATCCTGGAAAAGGACGGTGAGAGCGTGGACGAGGCCAGTTCGCTGTGGCGGCGGATGTGGGGCCGCCCGCATCTGGAGTACGTGGCCGAGGCGGTGATCAGCCGTTTCACCCGGGCCGAGCTCGAGTCCTCGCAGGCGGTCGTGGCCGAGGAGGCGCGATGA
- a CDS encoding GMC family oxidoreductase, with protein MTVSTEEFDYVVVGGGTAGCVLAARLSEDPDVTVLLLEDGPADTLPTLRDARLGSVLSLWGDPAVSRVHRSVPQPGLLGREIDIPQGRVLGGGSSINALLHVWGHPLDYADWDPQGKEGWSYPDLLPYFQRAETYRPGAVPVRAGAGPAGDARGLKGPLGVVGLQAPAEVSTAFIRAVAGWPSAGGVVADHNTKPDPGSGFYYQSAREPGGVQRSSAASGYLAPASGRPNLSVRTAARATRLLFEADRAAEVEYAHEPGRAESRILRRTRARREILVCCGALATPGLLARSGVGPAEQLRELGLPVLADLPGVGQGLQDHLLFGVGYGSTRALPDSELLAEAGLFLRSGIGDAGGPPDLQFFFGPVQFVPDAYRADGPGFTLAPVLLHPASRGEVRIASADPFADPIVDPRYLSAEQDLAVLVRGLELARELIARPELDGFRGPELAPGTGVVARAGLEDYVRRYASTVWHPVGTARMGADPDAADEPAVVGFDLAVHGVRGLRVVDASVMPSLPSGNTNAATVAIAERAAALIRGTHGA; from the coding sequence ATGACGGTGAGCACGGAGGAATTCGACTACGTGGTCGTCGGCGGCGGGACGGCCGGGTGCGTCCTGGCCGCCCGGCTGTCCGAGGACCCGGACGTCACGGTGCTGCTGCTGGAGGACGGCCCCGCGGACACGCTGCCCACGCTCCGGGACGCGCGTCTGGGGTCGGTGCTCTCCCTGTGGGGCGACCCGGCGGTCTCCCGGGTGCACCGGAGCGTGCCCCAGCCCGGGCTGCTCGGCCGGGAGATCGACATCCCCCAGGGCCGGGTGCTGGGCGGCGGCAGTTCCATCAATGCCCTGCTCCACGTGTGGGGCCACCCGCTCGACTACGCGGACTGGGACCCGCAGGGCAAGGAGGGCTGGTCGTACCCGGATCTGCTGCCCTACTTCCAGCGCGCCGAGACCTACCGGCCCGGGGCCGTACCGGTTCGGGCCGGAGCCGGACCCGCCGGGGACGCGCGCGGCCTGAAGGGCCCGTTGGGCGTGGTCGGACTCCAAGCCCCGGCGGAGGTCTCCACCGCCTTCATCCGCGCGGTCGCCGGGTGGCCCTCGGCCGGCGGCGTGGTCGCGGATCACAACACGAAGCCGGATCCCGGATCCGGCTTCTACTACCAGTCCGCGCGGGAGCCGGGCGGGGTGCAGCGTTCGAGCGCCGCGTCCGGCTACCTCGCCCCGGCCTCCGGCCGGCCGAATCTGAGCGTGCGCACGGCGGCGCGGGCCACCCGGCTGCTCTTCGAGGCGGACCGCGCAGCCGAGGTCGAGTACGCGCACGAGCCGGGCCGGGCGGAGTCGCGGATACTGCGCCGGACCAGAGCGCGGCGAGAGATCCTGGTGTGCTGCGGCGCCCTCGCCACGCCGGGGCTGCTCGCCCGTTCCGGAGTCGGGCCGGCCGAGCAACTGCGAGAGTTGGGCTTGCCCGTGCTCGCCGACCTGCCCGGCGTGGGCCAAGGCCTGCAGGACCACCTTTTGTTCGGAGTCGGCTACGGCAGCACGCGTGCCCTGCCCGATTCCGAGCTGCTGGCGGAGGCAGGGCTCTTCCTGCGCAGCGGGATCGGCGACGCGGGCGGCCCGCCGGATCTGCAGTTCTTCTTCGGTCCGGTCCAGTTCGTGCCGGACGCGTACCGGGCGGACGGTCCGGGCTTCACCCTGGCTCCGGTGCTGCTGCACCCGGCCAGCCGCGGCGAGGTGCGGATCGCGAGCGCCGACCCCTTCGCCGACCCGATCGTCGATCCGCGGTATCTCTCGGCCGAGCAGGATCTCGCCGTGCTGGTGCGCGGCCTGGAGCTGGCCCGGGAGCTGATCGCCCGGCCCGAGCTCGACGGCTTCCGTGGCCCGGAGCTCGCGCCCGGGACCGGCGTCGTCGCCAGGGCCGGGCTCGAGGACTACGTCCGCCGCTACGCGTCCACGGTGTGGCACCCGGTGGGCACCGCCCGGATGGGGGCCGACCCGGACGCCGCGGACGAGCCGGCCGTGGTCGGGTTCGACCTCGCCGTCCACGGTGTGCGCGGGTTGCGGGTGGTCGACGCCTCGGTCATGCCGTCGCTGCCGAGCGGCAACACCAACGCGGCCACCGTCGCGATCGCGGAGAGGGCCGCCGCGCTCATCCGCGGCACGCACGGCGCCTAG
- a CDS encoding GMC family oxidoreductase, with product MSDHYDFVIVGGGAAGLVLANRLSADDQARVLVLEAGPDEYTDVHRDPERWAQVSLSSGDWAYLSVPQAETYQDRVYLAAGKVLGGSSTINHLIHMQAWDADFDAWAYQGAAGWSAQDVRPYFEGIVESGGGPLPSLDAGQAGNPLSQAFIDACVELGYPRFSDYNTGESGVGWHRQNIKNGMRHTVRAGYFDPVRSRPNLTVLDRATASRLLFEGKRCVGVEYLRDGAVHQVAADTEVILSAGAIESPKLLELSGVGAADQLARLGVPTVLDLPGVGEAFQTQPLVIGPSGYMDRPGPNVGTANEPVLFWNSAPGLPAPDMELWFLPRAPWGDTLLKTLIEWKNTGGGAINVTEPAYIDPHVVLLLGAVVRPLSRGSVHAVSTDATAAPAVDPAYYREPGDLDLAVRIAELGREVLAQAPLAKGWGLVEASPGPGLVGSGGLREWVRRNTGSFHHYSSTCRMGVDGDAVVDLRLRVRGAEGLRVVDASVMPSMPSGHTHATTVMIAERAAEFIAEDHAR from the coding sequence ATGAGCGACCACTACGATTTCGTGATCGTGGGCGGCGGCGCGGCCGGGCTGGTGCTGGCCAACCGCCTGTCCGCGGACGATCAGGCCCGCGTGCTGGTGCTCGAGGCCGGCCCGGACGAGTACACCGACGTCCACCGCGATCCCGAGCGCTGGGCCCAGGTTTCGCTGAGCTCGGGCGACTGGGCCTACCTCTCCGTGCCGCAGGCCGAGACCTACCAGGACCGGGTCTACCTCGCCGCCGGCAAGGTGCTCGGCGGCTCCTCCACCATCAACCACCTGATCCACATGCAGGCCTGGGACGCCGACTTCGACGCCTGGGCGTACCAGGGCGCGGCCGGCTGGTCGGCGCAGGACGTGCGGCCCTACTTCGAGGGCATCGTGGAGTCCGGCGGGGGCCCGCTGCCCAGCCTGGACGCCGGCCAGGCCGGAAACCCGCTCTCCCAGGCCTTCATCGACGCCTGCGTCGAGCTCGGCTACCCGCGCTTCTCCGACTACAACACCGGGGAGAGCGGCGTCGGCTGGCACCGGCAGAACATCAAGAACGGCATGCGGCACACGGTGCGGGCCGGCTACTTCGATCCGGTGCGCTCGCGGCCGAATCTCACCGTGCTCGACCGGGCGACGGCATCCCGGCTGCTGTTCGAGGGCAAGCGCTGCGTCGGCGTCGAATACCTGCGCGACGGGGCGGTGCACCAGGTCGCCGCGGACACCGAGGTGATCCTGAGCGCCGGTGCGATCGAGTCGCCGAAGCTGCTGGAGCTCTCCGGAGTGGGCGCCGCGGACCAGCTGGCGCGGCTCGGCGTGCCCACGGTGCTCGACCTGCCCGGCGTGGGCGAGGCCTTCCAGACCCAGCCCTTGGTGATCGGTCCGAGCGGCTACATGGACCGGCCCGGGCCGAACGTCGGAACGGCGAACGAGCCGGTGCTGTTCTGGAATTCCGCACCGGGTCTGCCCGCGCCCGACATGGAGCTGTGGTTCCTGCCCCGGGCCCCGTGGGGGGACACGCTGCTCAAGACCCTGATCGAGTGGAAGAACACCGGTGGCGGCGCCATCAACGTGACCGAGCCCGCGTACATCGACCCGCACGTAGTGCTGCTGCTCGGTGCCGTCGTGCGCCCGCTCTCGCGCGGTTCGGTGCACGCGGTGTCCACCGACGCGACGGCCGCGCCGGCCGTGGACCCGGCCTACTACCGCGAGCCGGGAGATCTGGACCTGGCCGTGCGGATCGCCGAACTCGGCCGCGAGGTGCTCGCGCAGGCGCCGCTGGCGAAGGGCTGGGGCCTGGTCGAGGCCAGCCCCGGACCGGGTCTCGTGGGCAGCGGCGGGCTGCGCGAGTGGGTGCGCCGCAACACAGGGTCCTTCCACCACTACAGCAGCACCTGCCGGATGGGGGTGGACGGCGACGCGGTGGTGGACCTGCGGCTGCGGGTGCGCGGCGCCGAAGGGCTGCGCGTGGTCGACGCCTCGGTGATGCCGAGCATGCCCTCCGGCCACACGCACGCCACGACGGTGATGATCGCCGAGCGCGCGGCCGAGTTCATCGCCGAGGACCACGCGCGCTGA